Genomic segment of Sphingomicrobium marinum:
TTTGCCGCAAGCCTTTACGTTCGCTGATAATGCGTCGGCCGAGGCTGACGTCGCCGACCTTCTCCCCGACGATCCAGCATTCGACGCGTTAGCTCGTTCAGCGCTGGCCCGATCGCCCACACTGGGGGCCGCGCTTGCGCGCATTGATATCGCCCGCGCCGGTGCCGCCCGGGCCGGCGCGGAGCGGATGCCTGCAATCGGCTATGATGCCGGGTTAGGCGCCGCGCGCACCAATCCCGACCAGTTCGGCGCCGACCTGCCGCCAGGGGCCGCTTTCGACACCGAGCGCGTTTCCTATTCGGCCAATCTGACCGCGCGTTGGGACGCCGACCTGTTCGGCGCGCTACGCGCATCCGAGCGGGCCGCCGAGGCGCGCCTCGATGCGGCCAGCGCCGATGCCGCCGCCGTGCGGCTTGCCCTGGTCTCGGAGATTGGCGGCGCCGTGATCGACTGGCGCACGCTCGCCGCGCGCGAAGCGGCATTGGCCGCCGATCTTGAAAGCGCAGCTGCGATTGCCCGTCTTGCCGGCGTCCGCGAAAATGCCGGCATCGCGCCGGGCGCTGATCGTATCCGTGCGCAAGCGCAGGCCGCTGCCAGCCGCTCGCGCATCGCCGCACTTGCCAGCGAACGCGCACGCATCATCGGACGCCTCGTCGCCTTGACCGCGCTGCCAGCCGACGACATTCGCGCCGCGCTCGCGGTCGATGCCGAGCAATCCGCGCTTTCCCCCGCCCCGGCAGCGCTTCCCTCCACGCTGCTCATCGCGCGTCCCGACATCGTTGCCGCATCATACCGCCTTATGGCTGCCGATGCGGAGGTAGCCGTTGCCGCAGCACATCGATTCCCGCGGCTCAACCTTTCTGCCGGTATTGGCCTGCTCGCCTTTGCGCTCGGTGACATCTTCGATGCCGACAGCGTCATTGGTAACGCGGCCGCCGGCATCGCCGGGCCGTTGCTCGATTTCGGGCGCATCGAAGCTGCCATCGATGCCGCGGAGGGCCAGACATTGCAGGCGTTCCAGCAGTATCGCGATGCCGTGTTCACCGCGCTCGGCGATGCGGAGAGTGCCTATGCGCTGATTGCCGCTACCGATGCCCAAGCCGCCGCCGCGCGCGAAGAAGCGGCGCTGGCGGCGCGCGCCGCAACGCTGGCGGAAACACGCTACCGCGCCGGTCTCGACAATTTCCTTAGCGCTCTTGAAGCCCGCCGCGCAGCCGATGCCAGCGGCGACCGCGCGGCTGCCGCCCGGGGACGGGCACAGCGCGCACGCCTTTTATTGTGGCAGGCGCTTGGTGGCAGCGCGCTCGATTAGGTCTGGGTCGCCCGCGCGATCGTCTGGGTCAGACGTTCGGCGCTGCACGGCTTGGCGCAAAAAAACGACCCCGGGAAACGCTTCTCGAGATCTTCGGGTTTGGCATGGCCGCTGTGAAACACGATCGGGATGTTCCTGAGCCGCAACTGTTCGGCCAGCAACATCACGTCTTCGCCATCCAGCTGCACATCGAGAACGGCCGCGTCGGGCATGCGCAAGTCATCGGCAAGGTCGCACAGCGCTTCGCTCACACTGACGTGCGGGCCGAGCACCTCGTAGCCTTCATCTTCGAGCATGTGCTGCAAATCCATCGCGATGACGAATTCGTCTTCGACGACCATAATCGTGTTGGGATGGTCATTAGTCATGGCAACGCCATTCACTGTGCTGATATCGGCCCCCTGTATTCGCCTCAACCTGCAGCGCGACGCGTACCCCGGAATGCGCTCCAAAGAATAAGAACACGCCGCCTACGGAAACGGTTCCCGCCCGCAATGCGAAATGCGCGACGGAAACAAAAAAACCGCCTTGCGGCGGCTTATTTGCGGCTGGCGGAGACGGAGGGATTCGAACCCTCGATACGGGGATTACCCGTATGCCGCTTTAGCAAAGCGGTGGTTTCAGCCACTCACCCACGTCTCCGGTGCCTTGGCTAGGGGCGACCCACTAGCGAAGGTTTGACCAAGGTTCAATGGGGAGCTTTTGTCATTCGCCGTGCGTTCAGCACCCGACACAGCCGCAAACTCGCCCGGGAGGCGTAACAATGCCCTATTCGCCTGACGATACCGTCATGGATGACAGTTTCGAAGATAACGGCCTGTTGGCCGTTTTTCCCGAGGCGCTTGCCGATAAGATGCGCAAGGATGCGACCTTCGTGACGCTGGAAGCGGGCGACGTGCTGTTCAGCGCAGGCGATACGATCAAATATACCTATTTCCCGCTCGCGCCGACGGTCATCTCCCTGATCATCGAACTCGATGACAATCGCCGCGTCGAAGCGGCTTCGATCGGCCAGGAGGGCGCCATCGGCGGGATCGTCAGTTGCGGCGACCTCCCCGCCTTCACGCGCGCCGAGGTGCAGGTCGGTGGCCGCGCAATGCGCCTGCCACTCCAAACAATCGAAGATGCCAAGCAATCGAGCCGCTTCTTGCGCGAACTCTATTGCCGCTACGCCGATTACCTGCTCGCCCAAGTGATGCAGTCTGTTGCCTGCAACGCGTTTCACCCCATCGAGGCCCGCGCCGCGCGCTGGTTGCTGACCGCGCGCGATCGTGCAGGAGACAGCCTCGCCCTGACGCAGGAAGCGCTGGCCAGCTTGCTGGGCGTGCAGCGCACCACGGTCAACGCTGCGGCCAAGCAGCTGCAACACGAGGGCCTGATCGAATATCGCCGCGGCCGCGTCGAAATCCGCGATGTCGACAAGCTGCGCGAGCGCACCTGCGACTGCTATGGACGCGTGGAAAGGCATCGCGCCGCCGTGCTGGGCGGCACCGAGGCGCATTGGATCTCAGACTGTGCGGATTAACCGCCGCCGCGTCAGCTAGCCGACGAATTTCCAGGGAATGGTTTGCCCAGCCCGGAACGGCACCAGCGGATCATCACCATTTTCGATCATATCAGGGATGACATTGTCGACCTTTTCGAGCGTCACCGTGCCCTCGTTGAGCGGCAGTCCGTAAAATGCCGGGCCATGCTCGCTGGCAAATCCTTCGAGCCGGTCGAGCACGCCTTCCTCCTCGAATACCTGCGCATAGCATTCAAGCGCATGCGGGGCATTGAAGATGCCGGCGCAGCCGCAGGCGCTTTCCTTGGCATGACGCGGGTGCGGGGCGCTGTCAGTGCCAAGAAAGAATTTGGGATCGCCCGACGTCGCCGCGGCGCGCACCGCGAGCCGATGCCTCTCGCGCTTCACTACCGGCAGGCAATAGGCATGCGGCCGCAGGCCCCCTTCAAACAGCGCGTTGCGGTTGAGCATGAGGTGCTGGGGCGTGATCGTGGCGGCCACGTTGGCAGGTGCCGACAGCACGAAATCGACCGCGTCCTTGGTCGTGATATGTTCAAAGACCACCTTGAGATCGGGGAAGATGGCGATCAGCGGCAGCAATATCTCGTCGATGAAGCGTGCCTCGCGGTCGAACACGTCGACATCGCTGCCCGTGACTTCGCCGTGGACGCAAAGCGGCATACCGATCGCCTCCATGCGGTCGAGCACACCGTGCAGATTGGCGACATCGGTAACGGCGCTGTCCGAATTGGTCGTCGCGCCTGCCGGGTAAAGCTTGGCCGCTGTCCACACGCCGTCGCGGTGGCCGGTCTCCACTTCGTCAGCCGAAATATTGTCGGTCAGGTAAGCGGTCATCAGCGGCGTGAAGCTCATGCCGTCAGGCACCGCGGCCATGATCCGCTTTCGATATTCGCGCGCCGCATGGATGCTCGTCACCGGGGGCACAAGGTTGGGCATCACGATGGCGCGTTCGAACTGGCGCGCGGTGAAAGGCACGACCCGCTCCATCATCGCGCCGTCGCGAAAATGGAGGTGCCAGTCGTCGGGGCGGCGGATGATGAGCTGCATGGCCATTGCCTTAGGGCGGGCCGCTCCCTAGCTCAAGCAGCATGACGACACTGACTGACCGCGCCGTTCTCCGCCTGTCGGGCGAGGGCGTGACCGACTTCCTGCAAGGCCTCGTGACCAACAATGTCGCAGCCGATCTGCCCGTCTGGGCCGGCCTGCTGACGCCGCAAGGAAAGTGCCTGTTCGACTTCATCGTGTGGGCCGACGGCGAGGACCGAATGCTCGATTGCGAGGCGGATGCCGCAGATGACCTCGCCAAACGCCTCACCCTTTATCGCCTGCGCCGCCCGATCACGATCGAGCGCGACGAGAGCCTCGCCGTTCACTGGTCGCGCAATGGCGACGAGGGCAGTCAGGATCCGCGCCACCCCGCCCTCGGCAAGCGCTGGCTGGCGCCCGCGACCGAAGCTGCCGAAGGCTGGATCGCGCATCGGCTGTCGCTAGGCGTGTGCGAGGGTCGCGCCGAACTGGAAAACCTGCTCTGGCTCGAAACCAACGCTGGCGAACTCAATGGTGTCGATTTCAAGAAAGGCTGCTTCGTCGGCCAGGAAAATACCGCGCGCATGAACTGGCGAAGCAAGGTCAATCGCCGCCTCTTCGTGGTCGAAGGCGCGCATGAGAAAGCGCGCGCAACCTACCCTGACCTCAACCGTTCTGTGGTGCACGCGCGCATCGATTCCATCCCGGACGATGCGCAGATCCCCGACTGGCTCAAGGACGCGCTCCCATCCTGATCTCGCTCCTCGCTTTCCAGGACATCGTGGTCACCGGGCGCGGCCTCGCCGAGGACGACCCGTCGCACCACGAAATCGCTATCGAGGACACCGATCTTGCAGCAAGCGGGCGGCTCGAAGACGTGCTGGGCGACGTCGCGGGGCTTGCCGCCTTCCGCCGCTCGGACGGCCGCTCGGCCAGTCCGACGAGCCAGGGCCTGACGCTGCGCGGGCTCGGCGGGAATGCCGCCGCGCGTGTCACGCTGACCGTCGATGGCGTACCGCTTGCCGACCCGTTCGGCGGTTGGCTCAACCTGTCGAGCATCGATCTGGCCGCCATCGATCGCATCCGCGTCACGCGCGGCGGCGGGGTCGACGGGCTTGCTGGCAATGTCTCCATCGACACGCTTGACGACACCGATCTTGGCGCGGGGTTGTTTTACGGCAGCCGCGACAGCATCGATGCGCACGTGCGCGGCGGCGCCAACATCGGGCAAGCGCGGCTGCTGTTCGCAGGCGGCATCCAGGCGGGCGATGGATTTATCCCTATCGTCGAAGAGGATCGCGGCCTTGCCGACCGACCCTCGCCTTACGAACAATATGCCGGCCGCGTGCGCTTTCTCGCGCCGATTGGCGGCGCCAGCCTGCAAGCCAACCTGTCGGCTTTTCAAGATCGGCGCGAACGCGGTTTCGAAGGATCGGACAATGTTGCGCAAGGGGTCGATGCCTCGCTGCGCATGGTCGGCGACGACTGGTCGCTGACCGCATATTGGCAGGACCGCCAGTTCGAAAACGCCTTTGCCGCGCTCGACGACACGCGCGACAATACACGCCCCGTGCTCGACCAGTTCGATGTGCCTTCGACCGGCCTTGGCGCAGCCGCAGCCTATAAAGGCAGCGCGGGCCCGCTTGACTGGCGCATCGGCGCGGACATTCGTCATGTCGAGGGCGAGACCAACGAGCTTTATTTCTTCCAGGGCGTCACCCCGACGCGCCAGCGCGAAGCAGGCGGCTCCAGCCTGACTGCAGGCCTCTATGCAAAGACCGACTCGACGCTGGGCGCTGCACTTGTCGAAGCCGATGCGCGATTCGATTTCTGGGAGATCGGCGAAGGGGGTTTGCAAGAGACCAATATCGATGGCCCGCAGATCCGCGATGACCAATTCGATGCCCGCAGCGGCACCGATTTCAGCGGTCGGCTCGGCGTTTCCGCCCCGCTCGGAGAGACCGTCACGGGGCGCGCCGCGCTGACCCGTGGCTTCCGCCTACCCACGCTCAACGAGCTGTTCCGCCCCTTCCGCATTGGTCGCGACGCCTTTGCCGCCAACGCAATGCTCGAGCCCGAGATCGCCAACGGACTGGAAGCCGGTATCGACCTTTCCGACGACGCATTGACGCTGTCGGCCACTGCATTTTGGACACGGCTTGAAAATCCCGTCACCAACGTCCCGCTCGACACCGGCCCGGGTCTGTTCCCTGGCGTCGGCTTCGTGCCGGGCACCTACAGCCAGCGTCGCAACCTTGATGCCATTGAAAGCTACGGCGTCGAATTCGATGCCGCCTATCGCACCGGGCCTTGGCAGCTACGCGCCAGCTACGCCTTTACCGATGCGACCATCACCGCGAGCGGCGAGGAAGCAGCACTCGACGGCCTCACCCCCGCCCAAACCCCGCGCCATAGCGCTAGCGCCACCGCGGGCTGGGAGGATGACGGCCACGCGTTCGCGCTTACCGCGCACTATGCCGGTGAACGCTTCGACGAAGTCGACAACAGCGTCAAACTCAACGACGCGATTACCTTTGACGCCGTCGCGCGCTATCCGATCACCGACCGGCTTACCCTATCCTTGCGCGCCGAGAATATTTTCGATGCCGAAATCCTTGCCGACATAGATGGGGCCGGCACGCGCGAACGCGCCCGGCCCCAAACATTCTGGATCGGCCTCGTAATCGACTAGGCGGCCAGTTTCCTCAGCACGTAGTGCAGGATTCCCGAGTTCTTGAAATATTCGAGCTCGTTGCCGGTATCGATGCGGCAGGTCACGGTGAAGTTCACCGTCTCGCCATTAGCGCGGGTCGCTTCGACCTCGACATCCTGCTGCGGCTTGAGATCGGCAAGGCCCTTGATCGTGAAGGTCTCGCTGCCGTCGAACCCGAACGTGTCGGCGCCTTCGCCATCCTTGAACTGCAGCGGCAGCACGCCCATCCCGATCAGGTTGGAACGGTGGATGCGTTCAAAGCTCTTGACGATGACCGCGCGCACGCCCTGCAGGATCGTGCCCTTGGCGGCCCAGTCACGCGATGAACCCGTGCCATATTCCTTGCCGGCCAGCACGATCAGCGGCGTGCCCTGGCTCATATAGGCCATGGCGGCATCGTACATCGGTTTCACATCGCCATTGGGGCCCTTGGTGAAGCCGCCTTCGACATCGTCGAGCATCTGGTTCTTGATGCGGATGTTGGCAAAAGTGCCGCGCATCATGACCTCGTGATTGCCGCGGCGCGCGCCATAGCTGTTGAATTCGGCGCGCTCGACACCCTTGGCCTGCAGATAGGCACCAGCCGGACTGTCCGCCTTGATCGCGCCCGCGGGCGAAATGTGGTCTGTGGTGATGCTGTCGCCGAACACCGCGAGCGGCTTTGCGCCAACGATGTCGCTGAGCGTACCCGGCGTTGGATCCATGTCCTGGAAGTAAGGCGGGTTCTGGATGTAGGTCGAGCCGTCGGGCCAGTCGTAGGTCGCGCCGCCCGATACCTCGATTGCCTGCCACCGCTCGTCCCCCTTGTAGACGTCGGCATAACGGCTGCGGAACATGTCTTCGTTGACATGATCGCGCACCAGCGCCTCGATCTCGGCGTTCGACGGCCAGATGTCCTTCAGATAGACGTCCTTGCCATTCTTGTCCTGCCCGATGGCGCAGGTCGTGATGTCGTCGCGCGTGTTGCCGAGCAGCGCGTATGCGACCACCAGCGGGGGCGAGGCGAGATAGTTGGCGCGCACGTCTTGGCTGACGCGGCCTTCGAAGTTGCGGTTGCCCGACAGCACCGAGCAGGCGACGAGGTCATGCTCGTTGATCGCCTTGCTGATCGGCGCGGGCAGCGGGCCCGAGTTGCCGATGCAGGTGGTGCAGCCATAGCCGACCAGGTCAAAGCCGATGGCATTGAGGTCGTCGCTGAGTCCGGCCTTGTCGAGATAGTCGGTCACGACCTGGCTGCCCGGCGCAAGCGAGGTTTTCACCCACGGCTTGCGCGTCAGGCCAAGCTCGCGCGCCTTCTTGGCGACGAGGCCGGCGGCGATCATCACGTCAGGGTTCGACGTGTTGGTGCAACTGGTGATCGCAGCGATCACGACATCTCCGTCGGTGATGCCATAGTCTTCGCCCTCGACCGGGACGTCCGCGCCCTTGCCGCCATCATATTGCGTGTCGATCAGCTTCTTGAATTCGCTCGCCATGTCGGACAGCAGCACGCGGTCCTGCG
This window contains:
- a CDS encoding Crp/Fnr family transcriptional regulator, giving the protein MPYSPDDTVMDDSFEDNGLLAVFPEALADKMRKDATFVTLEAGDVLFSAGDTIKYTYFPLAPTVISLIIELDDNRRVEAASIGQEGAIGGIVSCGDLPAFTRAEVQVGGRAMRLPLQTIEDAKQSSRFLRELYCRYADYLLAQVMQSVACNAFHPIEARAARWLLTARDRAGDSLALTQEALASLLGVQRTTVNAAAKQLQHEGLIEYRRGRVEIRDVDKLRERTCDCYGRVERHRAAVLGGTEAHWISDCAD
- a CDS encoding TonB-dependent receptor, translated to MVTGRGLAEDDPSHHEIAIEDTDLAASGRLEDVLGDVAGLAAFRRSDGRSASPTSQGLTLRGLGGNAAARVTLTVDGVPLADPFGGWLNLSSIDLAAIDRIRVTRGGGVDGLAGNVSIDTLDDTDLGAGLFYGSRDSIDAHVRGGANIGQARLLFAGGIQAGDGFIPIVEEDRGLADRPSPYEQYAGRVRFLAPIGGASLQANLSAFQDRRERGFEGSDNVAQGVDASLRMVGDDWSLTAYWQDRQFENAFAALDDTRDNTRPVLDQFDVPSTGLGAAAAYKGSAGPLDWRIGADIRHVEGETNELYFFQGVTPTRQREAGGSSLTAGLYAKTDSTLGAALVEADARFDFWEIGEGGLQETNIDGPQIRDDQFDARSGTDFSGRLGVSAPLGETVTGRAALTRGFRLPTLNELFRPFRIGRDAFAANAMLEPEIANGLEAGIDLSDDALTLSATAFWTRLENPVTNVPLDTGPGLFPGVGFVPGTYSQRRNLDAIESYGVEFDAAYRTGPWQLRASYAFTDATITASGEEAALDGLTPAQTPRHSASATAGWEDDGHAFALTAHYAGERFDEVDNSVKLNDAITFDAVARYPITDRLTLSLRAENIFDAEILADIDGAGTRERARPQTFWIGLVID
- the ygfZ gene encoding CAF17-like 4Fe-4S cluster assembly/insertion protein YgfZ → MTTLTDRAVLRLSGEGVTDFLQGLVTNNVAADLPVWAGLLTPQGKCLFDFIVWADGEDRMLDCEADAADDLAKRLTLYRLRRPITIERDESLAVHWSRNGDEGSQDPRHPALGKRWLAPATEAAEGWIAHRLSLGVCEGRAELENLLWLETNAGELNGVDFKKGCFVGQENTARMNWRSKVNRRLFVVEGAHEKARATYPDLNRSVVHARIDSIPDDAQIPDWLKDALPS
- a CDS encoding response regulator, producing MTNDHPNTIMVVEDEFVIAMDLQHMLEDEGYEVLGPHVSVSEALCDLADDLRMPDAAVLDVQLDGEDVMLLAEQLRLRNIPIVFHSGHAKPEDLEKRFPGSFFCAKPCSAERLTQTIARATQT
- a CDS encoding efflux transporter outer membrane subunit, which gives rise to MKPLYAAALTLALGACAAGPGDLPNASDVTLPQAFTFADNASAEADVADLLPDDPAFDALARSALARSPTLGAALARIDIARAGAARAGAERMPAIGYDAGLGAARTNPDQFGADLPPGAAFDTERVSYSANLTARWDADLFGALRASERAAEARLDAASADAAAVRLALVSEIGGAVIDWRTLAAREAALAADLESAAAIARLAGVRENAGIAPGADRIRAQAQAAASRSRIAALASERARIIGRLVALTALPADDIRAALAVDAEQSALSPAPAALPSTLLIARPDIVAASYRLMAADAEVAVAAAHRFPRLNLSAGIGLLAFALGDIFDADSVIGNAAAGIAGPLLDFGRIEAAIDAAEGQTLQAFQQYRDAVFTALGDAESAYALIAATDAQAAAAREEAALAARAATLAETRYRAGLDNFLSALEARRAADASGDRAAAARGRAQRARLLLWQALGGSALD
- the acnA gene encoding aconitate hydratase AcnA yields the protein MTAIGQDTLGTRSTLDIDGKTFTYFSLAKAAEKVGDVSRLPFSMKVLLENMLRFEDGDTVTTDDVQAIADWQKEKRLNREIQYRPARVLMQDFTGVPAVVDLAAMRDGIKALGGDPQKINPQVPVHLVIDHSVMVDEFGTPMAFEKNVEREYERNRERYEFLKWGSTAFDNFKVVPPGTGICHQVNLEYIAQGVWSSQSPAGDMIAYPDTLVGTDSHTTMVNGLGVLGWGVGGIEAEAAMLGQPISMLVPEVVGFRLDGDLAEGVTATDLVLTVVQMLREKGVVGRFVEFYGPGLDALSLADRATIANMAPEYGATCGFFPIDERTLDYMRLTGRGEACGLVKAYCQAQGMWRDSSTPDPVFTDTLELDMTSVMPSLAGPKRPQDRVLLSDMASEFKKLIDTQYDGGKGADVPVEGEDYGITDGDVVIAAITSCTNTSNPDVMIAAGLVAKKARELGLTRKPWVKTSLAPGSQVVTDYLDKAGLSDDLNAIGFDLVGYGCTTCIGNSGPLPAPISKAINEHDLVACSVLSGNRNFEGRVSQDVRANYLASPPLVVAYALLGNTRDDITTCAIGQDKNGKDVYLKDIWPSNAEIEALVRDHVNEDMFRSRYADVYKGDERWQAIEVSGGATYDWPDGSTYIQNPPYFQDMDPTPGTLSDIVGAKPLAVFGDSITTDHISPAGAIKADSPAGAYLQAKGVERAEFNSYGARRGNHEVMMRGTFANIRIKNQMLDDVEGGFTKGPNGDVKPMYDAAMAYMSQGTPLIVLAGKEYGTGSSRDWAAKGTILQGVRAVIVKSFERIHRSNLIGMGVLPLQFKDGEGADTFGFDGSETFTIKGLADLKPQQDVEVEATRANGETVNFTVTCRIDTGNELEYFKNSGILHYVLRKLAA
- the pyrC gene encoding dihydroorotase; amino-acid sequence: MAMQLIIRRPDDWHLHFRDGAMMERVVPFTARQFERAIVMPNLVPPVTSIHAAREYRKRIMAAVPDGMSFTPLMTAYLTDNISADEVETGHRDGVWTAAKLYPAGATTNSDSAVTDVANLHGVLDRMEAIGMPLCVHGEVTGSDVDVFDREARFIDEILLPLIAIFPDLKVVFEHITTKDAVDFVLSAPANVAATITPQHLMLNRNALFEGGLRPHAYCLPVVKRERHRLAVRAAATSGDPKFFLGTDSAPHPRHAKESACGCAGIFNAPHALECYAQVFEEEGVLDRLEGFASEHGPAFYGLPLNEGTVTLEKVDNVIPDMIENGDDPLVPFRAGQTIPWKFVG